TGCTAGTGTGTGCAAATGAAGTCGTTACTAGGAGCCACAGACGATGATAGTAGCCAGCGAAGCGTTACGCGACGATCAACGTGGCCACTGCGATCGCGCACGGAGAAAAGGAATTGCGAACCGTTGTTAAATAATTTGTCCAGCTCTTTTCCGCTAATGGAGGTTGTACAATCGTTTATGATAGACTAATGGTTTCTTCTATGGTGTCTTTGCTCCATaacagaaaagcaaaacatgacgGTCAAGCTGGACGCGTCCACGGTGGAGATTGAGGAGCGTGGCGTCAAGCTGcggctgaccgtcgtcgatacGCCCGGGTTCGGCGATGCCATCGATAACAGCGATAGCTTCAGCGCGATCCTCGAGTACATCGACGAACAGTACGAGCGGTTTCTGCGCGACGAAAGTGGCCTGAATCGGCGCAACATTGTCGACAACAGGATACACTGCTGCTTCTACTTCATCTCGCCGTTCGGCCATGGGTAAGTGATTTTGGCTTTCCTTTGCCGGGCAGGATTTTAACGTGTCATTTCCACTCCGCTCCGCAGTATGAAACCGCTCGATATCGAGTTCATGAAGAAGCTGCACTGCAAGGTGAACATTGTGCCGGTGATCGCCAAGGCGGACGTGCTGACGAAGAAGGAAATCCAGCGCCTGAAGTGCCGCATCCTGCAGGAGATTGAGGATAATGGGATCAAAATCTATCCACTGCCCGATTGTGATagcgacgaggacgaggactACAAGGAGCAGGTGCGCCAGCTGAAGGAGGCGGTCCCGTTCGCCGTCTGCGGCTCGACCACACTGCTCGAGGTGAAGGGCCGCAAGGTGCGCGGTCGCCTTTACCCCTGGGGCGTCGTCGAGGTGGAAAACCCGGACCATTGCGATTTTATCAAGCTTCGCACCATGCtgatgtgagtgtgtgggggTGTTTCATGCAATTCATGCAACTAATGATGTGCCGTTTCTATCGTCCCATCCACAGCACGCACATGCAAGACCTGCAGGAGGTCACGCAGGAGGTGCACTACGAAAACTATCGCTCGGAGCGGTTGGCGAAATCCGTGCGCAAAAACACCAATTCCGTGATAAAGGAGGAGAACGGTGGCGCCGGCATTGTGCCCGGCGAGGTGTTGTCCGAGAAGGATCGTATCCTGCGCGAAAAGGAGGAGGAAATCCGCCGAATGCAGGAGAAGCTCGCCCAGATGCAGGCCAAGTTTCAGGCACAGAAGTAATGGTGGTGTAGTGAAAAGAgggaagcacacaaacacaaaaaagagggaAGAAGAGGATGGTGTTGATGAATGAAGTTAGTTTATGCAcatgcacaaaacaaaaccgaaacgaaacgaacaaaacagaaaGTATTTGTGTCCTCTCATGAAGCGATTTTTTTCGAAAGCATTCATCATTCCGCGCAGTACGATTCATatcagaagaaaacaaaaaaaaaaacgcaaaaaacaaCGAGACGGATCTTCACAGTTCGTCGTGTGCCATCTTCCGCGTAACGTTAAACGATCATTCATCCGGTTCGTCAGCACGCGCGCGCaccatcttcttcttcccaTCCCACTCCGTGGGAACTGAACGAGAATctcttcatttaaaaaaaaaaaccgattgtcgagtagtagtagtaggtgGATGGCGTTATTTGCGGTAATGGGCCGCTTGTTGCGCCCTCCCAGCAGCCCCCCTACCCCTCCGTGGTTTCGATTGCGTTTaatgcaaacacaaaacagtgAGCCCACGCGTTTTGAAATCTTCCTCATTTTTGTgcgtcagcatcatcatcatcatcgtcatgatTACACATATATTTTTGGTACGAACTATTCGCATATAATTGTAGAGTAAAGGTTAGATCGTATAGCATACAAGTATATATATAGAACAAACCTTCCACATTAGTTGCCTCTCCAACAAAACACAGCAGGCTGGGGTTAAAACGGGTACTTTAAAAAACCAGGCTAATTGGCTGCACCCAACCCAAACCCATCTCGAAAAACGCTCTCTTATttgttttggttattttttagCTTCATTCATAAAGTTGCAGCAGCTCGTTTTGGGCTCGATGGCTTTCCTTTGTTTTTGGGGTAAACGACACGAAATGTCCGATGGAGTACGAGTTCAATTCTGCAGTGGGTGTAACAACGACACCAAAATGCTTGCTTTTCCTTCTCTCGAGACGCCCGGCCCGGTGTGCTGTGCGTCATTCAGCTGCAATTCAATCGCAATAATTGTACGGGGACGAAAGTAGAGTAAACGTTAATCCATCCTTCCCCTTTTCCCCTTTACGCGCGTCAGACACGAAACTAGCGACGGATAGGTAAGGGAAGGCCAGGGAAGACACACAGGAGGATGGGTATTTGTGTCTCGATAATATTTTAGAGTATTACTatacataaatatatatatttttttacatttcggTTCCGACCTCTCTTACCCCCCGGGCAGGATCAATTTTCAATAAATGCGTATTCTAACTGGAAGCTGAAGTTGTAAAcataaaatagaacaaaaataaTGAGAAAACAAACCGACGATTTTCTGACACGAATTACGTTCGTTTACGCGTTTCCTCGCCTTTATTTCACAGCGTGTTACCAGCATCATTAcgagacacatacacacattcgtAACATTTTCTGTTTAAGTTCTATTATGCTCTTTAGGAATGCAATGCGTCCGCGCGGTGTTTTACGCTCTTCCTTAAAAATACacagttttgtttcaatttgttgcTAGCGCTTCTTcactctcgctttctctctcgctatcGCTATCTTTCCCCTGCTTTGCTAACTTTTGGTAAATACACATTAGGCGCCTCGCTTGCATTAGATGCAACATCACCCTCAATCTTACGTTGCAACCTATCGAATATTTTTGTACATAGtaacaacaatacaaaactAATTCGTAAAAATATACTTTACTTTCACTAACGGCGTATTTGGGGTAAAAAATGAAAGTAAACTACAGTATGGTAGGAACAAAACTTGCCCGTTTGAGCAAACGCTACGCGACGTAGGTAAGGTGCACAGTGCAAACTATCGGAACGGAAGTTTCTATAGAGAAGAAGCGAACAAATTACACAACTAGGCATGTGTGCCGACTAAAATAATTCTAAAAATATTACCCTTTTTCTTGgagaaaaactaaacaaacttTTATCACTACTTTAAGAAGAATGTGTAACAAAAGGAACTGCAAAGAAATGgatacaaaaaaaggtaacTATTTTACACCCTTTACAACCaccaaaaagagagagaaagagagagagagagagaaacagcaTTAGCATTAGAGTAAGTAAAATATTACTATCTGTTCCCATGGATACATCACCCCGCACACAGTCAACGCTTTCCAGCAAAACTCTCTGTGTacgtgttgtttgtgtgtttgtgtttatgtatTTGCACTAAAGCCCCGATTTAATCTTcctttctcttctcttctaaAGCCTAGCTGTAcgtttactgctgctgctgctgttgtgttggttgtttgtttttgtatcatttgattgattgtgtttttatttcgtttcttgtccatttttgttcatctttTTCCTTCAACTATATTTACAtcgtttgcttctttcttATGTTTACTTTCACGACTTTCCTAagtgtttccgtttttttttctcttttactACTTGTGTGAgctcttttgtgtgtgtgttttttttctctcttacaCATACTCAATATCAATATTTCTTTCGCttcatttgtattttgtttttgtttgttttttttttggtttgttctcTCCCTTTCTTCGCTCTCTTATTTCATGTTAGaacatgttgttttttttattattcacgGTTCTTTACACAAGATATAACACTATTTACATGCTTCCCTCCTCTTGTTCTTTGGCCTTGTTGCCAACAGAACGGCGTCAATTCAATAAATTGCCACCCCTTCCCCCCCTCCACTAAGCTTATTACGCATTGCTGTTTTGCTGGCGGCTGGTTTCGTTTTCGCATTCGCATTTTCTGCTCTCGTAATATATCAAATATGTAGTCACAGGACAATCACAATAAGTTCATAATGTGTAACAATGCTAAATGTTATTCACTTTCCTTCGCTCTGCTTGTTTCGCACCACACCCCCAAAAAATTGTTAGTGGCGTTCGTAGTTCGTCTGAATATGAATGATCTTacttaaaaagaaaagaaggagaATCGAAACATTCGAGATGAGGCGTGTGAATGGTGGAAACTCAAAAACGGGATGATGATggaggcgtttttttttgtatgagcATCGCTTGGCGATCGATCTTTTCCCGTCTTTATCTTACTCTCCCCTAAAGCCGTGGTCGTGTCAATACTATGCTTAGAAGTTTATCGTTTATCGTAGCTGTGCTTAAACACCCACATTCTAGGCGGTTTGCTCGACTTCTCCTATGAAATACTtgtgttattattgttatttgtcAGTTTGcctcttttcctttccttgcAGAGACACGAGGGGGTTTTATACGGTTATTTGGTACAGGCAGAAGGAGGGAGAGGgttggtgtgctgctgtgtttaGTTTTAACATCCGGCCAGTGCCACGGATTGCGGATTACGTTTGGCAGATATCAACATTCGCTTAAGTACCTTTTCTTCCCAGCGTGTGTGTTAGCGTCTTAATTTGCGGTCCGTTTCTTAACTATTTTCGCATCGCTTGGTACAGAGAATGTTGGTATATTGGATTTAAAATGTGTAGCTTCACACGGCGGAGGCAAAATAATTCTTTCTAATTTTCTAAACAATACGGGAATTagagtattaaaaaaaacaacataaaaagcaaaacatgggACACTTAGCACACCTCTCCTGTGGACACTGGTTTTGTGGTTAACTCGTTGCAGCCAAGTGGATTATTCGTTGTGAGTTTTGGTTTCGATGAAGGGGATACCACCGTGGATTTACAGGTTTATCGTGTCCAGATCTTGGCACGGTGCCCGCGGACTGTGCTGATCACCGCCGTTCGAGCTGCCGGGCAGGTtaaccagctgctgctgctgttgctgctgattgcCATTGGCGGTCAAGGTGGTGACCGCTACCATCGCCGACAGGGTCGTTGCGGTCGCCGTGTTCGTACCGGTTCGTGTCCCAACGGCCCCAGCACCATTGACCACGTTCGAGGCGTTATTAGCGTTATTGctgctattgttgttgttgttgttgttattgttgtttttggttgaTTCCGTCGACTGCTGCTTCTTGCTGCCCAGCCCCAACGGGAAGGCAAAGTCCTGTGGCAGTTTGCGCATAATTTTGCCCGACGTAATAAGCCGGCCAAATCCTTCCTACAATGGTggcggtagtggtggtggtggtgtgcatgCGATACAAAGGGGGAATGGTTAGTAAGCGGGTTTGCCGAGAAATGCGCCGTCATGTATGCAATCTGCACGACGTGAATAGCCGCTGTAGCAACGCTACGCTTGCTACGATCGGAATACGGTACCTGATGGGCGAAAGCATAGCCGGAGCGTAACGAGCGGCGTGCCTTGCGGGCGGACGGTGTCCTCAGGACGTCACTGCTCTGCCGGGAACGCAGTAGCGCCAACCGTTGCTGTACACGAAtctaaaattgaaaataaatgtataaaattAGTAGATCTCACAAGCAAAGGCATCACACCACGAGCTCCACCTTATCTGGTAAGCTGGGGAACACATCGACAAAGTAGAAGCGTGATGCCAGCACCGGTATCATGAGGACGATCACTGTCAGCACGGTGGTGAACCAGAACGTGGCTTCCTTCATCGCCTGCGTCAGCGAGCCGACGTACGGGCCGCCGATGACGTAGTTGTAAAAGTAGTCCAAAAAGAAGTACCACAGCAGGCTGCCCCAGATCATGATGTGATTAAACACGGTCCAGTACGATGTGTCGAGCGCGATCTGCGTAGCGAAGTGAGGAttagcgaacgaacgaacggtaCACAGGGACGAAGGAGGCTGGTTCTTACCTGCGCGGTGTTATCGAGGATAAGTATGGTGGCCACTACCGAGCCGAGCAGCATGTGATCGTTCAGCACGTACCCGTCCGGAGAGATGCCGTCCTTGTACGTACCTTGGGGGGAAATCGAGGTGTTTGTTAGAGATTACAGATTCCACTTCATTGTAAGCACACCCTTCTGCAAACCCTTACTTACCGTACGGAATGAGAAACAATATCAGCGAACTGAAGATACCGTGCAGGACGCTGCGTATGAACTCGGTCGTGTTGAACAGTGCGTTCGTCATGCCGGGCGTGTAGAGCTTCGGATAGTCGACGCTACTCTTGTCCGACACGTCCTGCTCGAAGATGCCGAGCGCCAGCACCGGCAGCGAGGTGTAGAACAGATTGTACACCGATATAAACATTGGATCGAAAACGGTCTGTGCAatgggagaagaagaagaacggcATCGTCAATAGATAGGAACGGGGAGCAAgccgctcgcacacacatacacacttaccTGAGCACTGAAGCCGCAAAAAAATGCATACCAAAAATGGCACAGCGTGAATGCAAAGTTTTTGTAGAAAAAGTAGCGCAAAAATTTACACATCCGGTAGTACGACCAGCGGCcatgcaccagcagcagtctTTCGAGAAATTTAAACTGTGCGATCGAGTAGTCGCTCGCCAGTACGGCCTGCATGCCCTCCTGCCCGGAGATGCCGACGCCGATGTGTGCCGCTGCAAAAGAACACCGAAAAGGACATTAGTGTGTTGcgcgtctctctctctctctctctctctctctctctctctctcagctCTCTTTCATTTAAATACCTTTTATCATCGACACATCGTTCGCACCGTCACCGATCGCAAGCGTGACCGCATTCTTCGCCCGCTTGATCAGCTCGACCACCATCGCTTTCTGGAGCGGCGTTACCCGGCAGCAGATGACCGCTTTGCAGTGGGACGCGATCTCGAGGAACTTGCTCTCCAGCTCCGACGTCAGACAGTGCACTAGCGAGTGCCCGTTGATCACTAGCGCCACGCCCGTGTTCTCGTCGATGTCGGTTAGCGTCGGTTCGCCCTTCTCGAACCCGTCGGAATAGTTGCTACAGTTTACACTGCGAAAAGGGGGGAGAGGAAGGGGCGGaaaggaagcagcagcagattaGTACCCAGTTGTAGTTGACAGTTCGTAGGGTCGCACGCGCGTGTTAGTAAGTGGTGTGATAGGATTGTAAGGGAAGGTTAGGTTAGGGATAGGATTTTGGGACAAAAACGGGACACACATACGTCAGAGCACAGGGGAGTAGGTGGTGTTGCTATCGGACGGAGTGAAGCAAcaagaaaaaggaaggaatGGGAGGACAACATAAAAACaggaacacaaaaaacaaacaatgtgcTAACTATATACATAActatacacacaaaaaataaataaatgggACACTACTAAACGCAGTCAGCAAActaccaaaaacaaacagtggTATGTCAGTAACTGAGGGTATAACAGAAAAACACGGTTCACTATTATGGAGGGTAGAGAAATGAAACTATACACACGCATACTATACACTACGGGTGGGTGGGTTGGATAacgggaaacacacacacagagatagGAGCCGCACTACACAAAAACGTACGTCTCAAGAGGCCATTCAGAGATCACGAGATAGAGTTAGTGTTTGAAGGAATGTTAGTTAACAGGGAGATgttggtgtgtgagtgtgtgtgcttacGTCACTATATTAGCTATACTTGGGCtatattatttatatatatattgtttCGTACAGGCATATGAGGAAGGCATTGGCtagcacatgtgtgtgtgtgtgtgtatgtatttgtgtttgtgtgtaataGAATGGTGTTGGTGCATCACGTCAGTAGTGTAATACCGTTCTCGCGCCACGCATAGTGTTTGCTTCTGTTACAACTGTTTTATCTGTTTTGTTAAGGAAGTACGTTGGTAGATGAagttggtagtttttttttcaaaacttcaaaaaaaaggaacaaaaaaaaacacgatcaaacaacaaacaaatacgcGTCTTATACCATTATCATGTCGACAAGGTAGTGGAGAAACGtaaaggaaatggaaaacaattatggataaaagaaaacaaaggcCTTATACTCCTTAAaagaacaaaagaagaagaaaatagctTACAGGTACGGGGGGCCAAAGATGAAACAAGAAGTATAGTAGAACAAtgaatataaaacaaacaaaaaacactgtAAATACATGTACAGCTGTTAAAAAAGGGATGGCGGTAAATACATTGAGGTAAAAATAGGAGCAATAAAGAAGAAGGGGAAACAAGAAATAGGTAAAtcatacacaaaacaacacatccCCACGGAAAAGATAGGAAAGAGTCGGTTATACAACACAGAACACTCGAACCCGGTGGGGTTGGTAGATGTTCGAGATCGTTCCGACCGCGAACCCACAGTGGAAATGGGGGCCGTGGTagcaatagtagtagtagtagaagtagaagtagTAATAGTACAAGGATTTTGGGGTgaacagaaaaagaaataaaaaagaacagtTTCGTCCTGTTGGCGGATCGCTTCTCCACCGGCGGATCCGGCGTGAGTTGTTGTGTCGGTGTGTACCTGTCCGGTGCCTCCTCGCTTCCTCCTATACTTGTATATTTATGTCTATTATCCCACCTAAACGTCACCACCGATACGGACGGGGGCGAGGTGTTCTGTATGTCGACCATCGgacccgagctgctgctgtgcgctCCGTTTGCCGTCACGGCACTGGTTTCGCTGGTGGTGCCACCACCAACCGTTTGCGAGTGCGCTTGGTTCGCTTTTTGGACGTCTGGGGGACAGAAGCAGTATAACGTGAGCGTAGCTGTTGCATTCGTTTCCTAGACGCAATCAGCGCCTGTATACTCACTGGCTGGATGGTAGGTGTTGACGATCCGTAACGAATCCATGTACTTGCGCAGCTGCTGCTCTACCTCGCTCTTGGTAATGCCGTCGATCACAAACACGTCCACCATGTCGTCCGTCAGCAGCTGACAGGAATAGCCTATGTTTATTGCCGTTTCTAAATGGGAAACAACGTGCATTAGGAATGGTTAGTTCTGTGTGAGTCTGATGGACAACAGCATCCGCGTACCTTGCTTATCGCCCGTAAGTACCCAAATCTTAATGCCGGCCAGCTGTAGATTCGCGATCGTCTGGGGCACACCGTCCTGTAGCTTATCCTCTATAGCCGTCACACCGACCAGCTGCATATCACATTCGATCTCTTCATAGATTGCACCTAACTTATCCTCCCTACCGTCTAAAGATAAGGCAGCTTCTCTCTGTCGCACCAGCCAGGACTCGTAGAACTCCTTCGTGAGGCGCCGCTCGGCGAGCACCAGCGTGCGCAAACCTTCGCCGGCAAATttctgccaaaaaaaaaacaaaacaagcgtTAATTTACAAGTAAGAATTGACACCCACGAGAATGAACTCACGTTTAAATGTTCCTGCGTGCGAGCCTTCAGGTCGTGCTGGTTCGGTCCTAGCCTATCGTATATCACACTATCGGCGCCCTTACAGTACAGGATGATGGAGTTGTTGCGACGCAACACGACCGACATTCGCTTTCTAACGTTATTAAAATCTAATATACTTAACAGTTCATATTCCTAGGGGATGAGCATACAGTAGAGTAGAGTAAGACGTAAGTGAGCATTACTATATTCACGCCACTAACTCCTCTGCTAAACTTACCTCTGTTCGTCCCATGACCTCTATTGTTATACTGTTCGGTGCTCgtgatttaaaaacaaatccaaaattACGCGCCGCCGACACGAGGGCTGCCTCGTCAGGACTTTGTGCTTGATAATCTAACCTGCAAAAGTAGGAGGGAAGCGATCACTCGGTGAGAGAATTGTTGCAAAAGCCGGTCACAtacacccacacccacacccacaaACTTACTTGCCATTTTTCTCCTCCGCCATCACGGTATGGCAGAGGGCTAGCAAACGAAAAAAGTTATGCGCGTGCTCCTCGTCCGCCCGCACGGCATCCAGCAGCCCCTGGTCGTACCACCGGAACTCGGGTTCGTACTCCGGATTGAAGGAAAAGTCTACCGACTCCATCACCTGCATTGATGGGTTTTGGGGGGGAAAGGGGGAGGCGGGGTGTGGTGTTGTTggcgtttgtttgttatgGTGTCCCAATGAATGATTGGGAAGAGAAACGATGAGATGAACACACGTGATTTGTCGCAGGGAAGACACATGGTTGGACAAATGTTTGAGACATTTCGGTGCACAGAGTGGTGGTGAGACGAGTAGCATTAGTAGATGTGGGATGAGAAAGAATCGAAAGAATCgtaaaggaaaaagaaactgTAAGCATAATTGTACCGAGCATATACGCGCTGCATACACGTTGCGCAAATTAACGGAACGCAACGGAAAGTGTGCGCAACAAACTGCAACTGATGAGCTTCTAGTAGTTCCGAATTTCAGTAaggtatgtttgtttgtttgtttaattttgattagTCGCTTTTTATGTGAGATAACGTTTAAATTCTACTTGAAAACATGCGGTGCTGTACTTCGATAATAAAAGCACTAAAGCAAACGCCTGATCAGATGTAGTTAAAAGTTGTGCAagataagtaaaataaaaggaCGAATAAAACTGTGTTTTTGAGGTTGAATGAAAAGGCTCGCAACAAGAAGTAAACGAAAACAAGGCGCACTGTCTAGACAATGACATAACTCACCACACTATATGAAGAAACctaaattgaaaaatgaaattgaaaagtcGTTACAAACAATTGAAAACATTAACGAAACACGACGGCGTGAATAACAGATTATTATAAAGATCATCAAACAGTGAAAACATATAATTTCGCAAAGCATCGCGCAAAACTGTAACGGCGTGTACGTTTTATCCTCTCTGCTCGTCAAGAGTACTTTAGTGCAATTATTAGCGATACTAGTGATGGAACGTGAACGAAAACTGCATTGTTTGCTATCTTTACGATAGCAAAAATGCCTGAAATTGCTGCAAAACGCATCAAATTACTGAAAGCgcaagcttttttttataataatagtaataattaaGATGACATAATAAAGAAAACTGTCTGCAAACAAGCGTGAGTACGGTATTACAAACGAAATCATGCATACATGCAGTCCTTCTTGCGTATTGTTCCCACTTGGTGGTACGTCCGTAGTTGACTGCGCCGGGATATggggttttggttgttgtggtggtggtggtgttggtggtgttggtgtggtgGTGACTTGCTTAGTCGTAGTGGAGGATATGGACGTCTGCGTTTCTTGGCTATTACTGTGCTGACTGAATCTAACATGTAGTGAAGGTGGATGCTTTTTGTTTGGGGTCTGAACTGGCTGTTCGGTGGTGAtcgtggtagtggtggtggtggtgggctgAGGTGTGCTGCGACCTGGCGGCTCTTCAGCG
This is a stretch of genomic DNA from Anopheles merus strain MAF chromosome 2R, AmerM5.1, whole genome shotgun sequence. It encodes these proteins:
- the LOC121602776 gene encoding phospholipid-transporting ATPase ID isoform X5; the protein is MPISHATTDSVELEILEIRQDSSDDDDEQQDLAGRPYGTRTVRGCRRLPTATIVRRQQQQQQQHPQQHHHEIVLAGSSSTARGGTEASGDDRSMMMPRTGSPPKRKRFRRHHRTSTRRKSNSQSCGSLYNLAASSRPLHPQRSEPNVSFYSSPENERRIRANDREYNTQFKYANNYIKTSKYSILTFLPLNLLEQFQRLANFYFLCLLILQLIPAISSLTPVTTAIPLIGVLMLTAIKDAYDDFQRHMSDSQVNNRRSKALRHGKLVDERWSGVQVGDIIRMDNDQFVAADILLLSSSEPNGLCFIETAELDGETNLKIKQCLPETAALGQQEDLLWKFNGEIVCEPPNNLLNKFEGTLTWKNQRYPLDNDKILLRGCIIRNTQWCYGVVIFAGKDTKLMQNSGKTKFKRTTIDRLLNFIIIGIVFFLLSICGFCTIASAIWEALVGYKFQIYLPWERIIPKDYLQGAISIGCLVFFSYAIVLNTVVPISLYVSVEVIRFAQSFLINWDEKMYYDKTKTHAKARTTTLNEELGQIQYIFSDKTGTLTQNIMTFNKCSIAGRAYGDVVDVRTGETVELSEPTFNSNTSLLLNAEEPPGRSTPQPTTTTTTTITTEQPVQTPNKKHPPSLHVRFSQHSNSQETQTSISSTTTKQVTTTPTPPTPPPPQQPKPHIPAQSTTDVPPSGNNTQEGLHVSSYSVVMESVDFSFNPEYEPEFRWYDQGLLDAVRADEEHAHNFFRLLALCHTVMAEEKNGKLDYQAQSPDEAALVSAARNFGFVFKSRAPNSITIEVMGRTEEYELLSILDFNNVRKRMSVVLRRNNSIILYCKGADSVIYDRLGPNQHDLKARTQEHLNKFAGEGLRTLVLAERRLTKEFYESWLVRQREAALSLDGREDKLGAIYEEIECDMQLVGVTAIEDKLQDGVPQTIANLQLAGIKIWVLTGDKQETAINIGYSCQLLTDDMVDVFVIDGITKSEVEQQLRKYMDSLRIVNTYHPANVQKANQAHSQTVGGGTTSETSAVTANGAHSSSSGPMVDIQNTSPPSVSVVTFRWDNRHKYTSIGGSEEAPDSVNCSNYSDGFEKGEPTLTDIDENTGVALVINGHSLVHCLTSELESKFLEIASHCKAVICCRVTPLQKAMVVELIKRAKNAVTLAIGDGANDVSMIKAAHIGVGISGQEGMQAVLASDYSIAQFKFLERLLLVHGRWSYYRMCKFLRYFFYKNFAFTLCHFWYAFFCGFSAQTVFDPMFISVYNLFYTSLPVLALGIFEQDVSDKSSVDYPKLYTPGMTNALFNTTEFIRSVLHGIFSSLILFLIPYGTYKDGISPDGYVLNDHMLLGSVVATILILDNTAQIALDTSYWTVFNHIMIWGSLLWYFFLDYFYNYVIGGPYVGSLTQAMKEATFWFTTVLTVIVLMIPVLASRFYFVDVFPSLPDKIRVQQRLALLRSRQSSDVLRTPSARKARRSLRSGYAFAHQEGFGRLITSGKIMRKLPQDFAFPLGLGSKKQQSTESTKNNNNNNNNNNSSNNANNASNVVNGAGAVGTRTGTNTATATTLSAMVAVTTLTANGNQQQQQQQLVNLPGSSNGGDQHSPRAPCQDLDTINL
- the LOC121602776 gene encoding phospholipid-transporting ATPase ID isoform X6 is translated as MPISHATTDSVELEILEIRQDSSDDDDEQQDLAGRPYGTRTVRGCRRLPTATIVRRQQQQQQQHPQQHHHEIVLAGSSSTARGGTEASGDDRSMMMPRTGSPPKRKRFRRHHRTSTRRKSNSQSCGSLYNLAASSRPLHPQRSEPNVSFYSSPENERRIRANDREYNTQFKYANNYIKTSKYSILTFLPLNLLEQFQRLANFYFLCLLILQLIPAISSLTPVTTAIPLIGVLMLTAIKDAYDDFQRHMSDSQVNNRRSKALRHGKLVDERWSGVQVGDIIRMDNDQFVAADILLLSSSEPNGLCFIETAELDGETNLKIKQCLPETAALGQQEDLLWKFNGEIVCEPPNNLLNKFEGTLTWKNQRYPLDNDKILLRGCIIRNTQWCYGVVIFAGKDTKLMQNSGKTKFKRTTIDRLLNFIIIGIVFFLLSICGFCTIASAIWEALVGYKFQIYLPWERIIPKDYLQGAISIGCLVFFSYAIVLNTVVPISLYVSVEVIRFAQSFLINWDEKMYYDKTKTHAKARTTTLNEELGQIQYIFSDKTGTLTQNIMTFNKCSIAGRAYGDVVDVRTGETVELSEVSSYSVVMESVDFSFNPEYEPEFRWYDQGLLDAVRADEEHAHNFFRLLALCHTVMAEEKNGKLDYQAQSPDEAALVSAARNFGFVFKSRAPNSITIEVMGRTEEYELLSILDFNNVRKRMSVVLRRNNSIILYCKGADSVIYDRLGPNQHDLKARTQEHLNKFAGEGLRTLVLAERRLTKEFYESWLVRQREAALSLDGREDKLGAIYEEIECDMQLVGVTAIEDKLQDGVPQTIANLQLAGIKIWVLTGDKQETAINIGYSCQLLTDDMVDVFVIDGITKSEVEQQLRKYMDSLRIVNTYHPANVQKANQAHSQTVGGGTTSETSAVTANGAHSSSSGPMVDIQNTSPPSVSVVTFRWDNRHKYTSIGGSEEAPDSVNCSNYSDGFEKGEPTLTDIDENTGVALVINGHSLVHCLTSELESKFLEIASHCKAVICCRVTPLQKAMVVELIKRAKNAVTLAIGDGANDVSMIKAAHIGVGISGQEGMQAVLASDYSIAQFKFLERLLLVHGRWSYYRMCKFLRYFFYKNFAFTLCHFWYAFFCGFSAQTVFDPMFISVYNLFYTSLPVLALGIFEQDVSDKSSVDYPKLYTPGMTNALFNTTEFIRSVLHGIFSSLILFLIPYGTYKDGISPDGYVLNDHMLLGSVVATILILDNTAQIALDTSYWTVFNHIMIWGSLLWYFFLDYFYNYVIGGPYVGSLTQAMKEATFWFTTVLTVIVLMIPVLASRFYFVDVFPSLPDKIRVQQRLALLRSRQSSDVLRTPSARKARRSLRSGYAFAHQEGFGRLITSGKIMRKLPQDFAFPLGLGSKKQQSTESTKNNNNNNNNNNSSNNANNASNVVNGAGAVGTRTGTNTATATTLSAMVAVTTLTANGNQQQQQQQLVNLPGSSNGGDQHSPRAPCQDLDTINL